The sequence GAGTTGCAGGAACACCACCCGCAGTTGCTCAGCCTTCTGGTGGATGAGCTCCACCCACGCGGAGTAGTCGACGGCGCTCACACCAGCTCCAGGATGACGCTCGCCTGATACTCGCCATCGCGCTCGTATATCAAGCCAAGATCTTTGAGCCGGCGCACGGCAACGTGTTCGCTGGGGGCGAGTTCCTTGAAGTCCCCCGGGTCGTCCATCAGCAGCTCGAGCATCACTGCCTCGGTCGCGTAGTAGCGCTTGACGTGCTGGATCATCTCTTCGATGTTCCCCTGGACGCGGCTCTTCCAGTCGTCCAGTTCGGTCAGCACAGCCGAGCGGATCATGGTGCGTTGGAACACATCGGTAGGGAGGTGTCGCACGACGGCAGAGCTGAGGTTCCGGTAGAGATACGCGTGGCCTCCGGATGCCTCGTGGAGAGCTTCCAGGGCGCCAGGCTCGATCTGTATCCCCATTTTTCCGCCCACGGTGCTCGCAAGCTCATCAGCTTCCTCACGTTCCAACGGCTTCACATAGACGGCTTTGGCCCACGAGAACAGGGGATTCGGACGTCCATAGAGCCGGCCGGCCTCGACGATGGCGCTGGTGAGGCCGGACAGTACGAACGTGAAGTTCTCGGACTCTTGAACGATGCTGCGAAGTGCGGACAGCAGCTGTGCGACGCGTGGCATGTCGCCTTCAGCGATGTCGATCCGGTCTGCCGGGGTCAGGTACTCGATCTCGTCCAGGAGCAGGAGAATCCGATAGCCGTCCTTCCACAGGTGTTTGAGGATCACCTGCAGGGCGTTCTTCAACTCAAGGATGGACGGCCGATCGGACAGCTGAGATAGCTCCTGGGTGCGCAGCTTGTGCGTCTTGAGTTCGGCGATGAGCCGGCGGCGCAGATCGCTGACGATGTCGTCGGTGGGATCCTCTGGCGGCGAGGGGAAGGCTTCAAGATCCATCAGCACGGTCACAATGTGGTCGTCGTGAAGTTCTTCCTTCAGTTGCATGAGGATGCTCGTCTTGCCTGACTTCCGCAGCCCGAACACGCCCGTCACCTGCTGGTTGAAGACGTCGTCCCGCAGAGACTGCAGCAGGGTGCGGCGGCCGAAAAAGCTCGCTCCAAACACTGGGGTCGTCATGTAGAACAGGTCCCGCGCATAGATATGGTTGCGCAGCAAAGTGATCAGGGACAGCTCATCCTCGTCGTCGATCAGGAAGGGGATGGCGAGCTTCGACGGTCGAGACCAGTCGTTGAGCTTGATGCCCAGTCGCTGATCCGGGGACCACATGAAGAAGATGTCTGGCGTGACCGGCTGGTCCTTCTTCGCCAGCTCGCGAGCGGCCGCCTCGAACGTGCGGACTTGCAGGTCTTCGTGGGGACTGTAGAACAGCATCACCTCACGCGTGAAACCGAACCCAGCTTCGATTGCGCCGCTGAATCGCACGTGCACGATCACGCAGTCTTTGAAGCCGTCCTGTTTGCATGGTCCGGCGTACACGACCTGTGACCCGAGACTGCGCAATGCGTCTAGATGATCGCCGAAGGCGGGGAACCGCTGCCTGGTCTTCTGGATGTTTTTGAGCAGATCGGGGTGACGCGGCACGGGAACTGCGCCTGCGCGCCACCCGTGCTGACGGGACGACGGCGCGGTGGGGTCGAAGGTGGGGCTGTCCACGTACGGGTCGACGTGATCACGGCGCACGGGTGAGGGGCGGGGCGCGGGCCGAGGTGTGCGCACTCCGAAAGTCGCTCTCACTTTCGCGGCGACCGGCGCTTCGATGGTGGACGATGGGCTCTTGACGTACTCGCCGAGCAGCTTCAAACGCGCAAGCACCGTTGCGGCGTCGACACCGAGCTCGCTCGCGAGTTCGTGAACTCGAATCTTGGCCATGAATCTCCTCTGGGAACCCTCTTGTGCCAACATCCTTGCGCGCCGCTGCCCGTCAGGTCGCGCACCATGTCAACCAGATTGCCCGGGTCTGCACGTGGGCCAGTTTCTCTCGATGACCGCCGAGCTCGCGGACGTAGTCGTAAGCGTCGTCTGCCGTCAGCAGGCCGATGCGTGCGGCGAGTCGAAGCAGATCCCAGGTCGTGTAGGTGCGGATGCCGTGCTCCTGGGCGCGTTGGGCGGCAGACCGGTCGTCGGTGACGAAGAAGGCGCTCAGGCCGCGGTTGGTGATGATCGAGATCGTCTCCGCTTCGCCGAGATGGCGAGTGGGCGCGTCGCCGGGAGCGGCCAGGGAGGTGCGGATCGTGGTGGTGTCGACGATTTCCTGACCAGTCTGCAATCGGAGCGGCTCACCGAAGATGGTGTGCGCCTGGGTCATCGTCTCAAGGCCCGGTTCGTTGGCGCTGCGGTCGCATTCGCCGGCGACGGTTCCGCACCATCTGCCGTTGTCACGGACCAGGGTGGTCAAGAGATCCATCCGTTGGATTCGCGCGAAGCGCACGAGGACGGTGTTATCGGGGAGCAGGAGATGTGTGGTCACGTGGTCACGAACCCGAGTGCCCGCGCAAGCTCGTCGATATCCGCGTCGGGGGTGTCGGGTTCGTCGATCTCGATCTCGTCCTCGTCCACGTCCAGCATCCACGCCAGGGTCGCCTTGGGCAGGCGGCCCTGGGAGATGAGTTCGACGTGGGCCGCCTGCAGCTCCAGCGGGAAACGCCGGGAGGCGGCCGCGTCCATGCGTGCGGTGATCTGATCGGTGCCGTCGTGGTTCCAGCTGGGGAACCGGCGCAGGATCTTCTGTGTCGTCCAGCCCAGCATTTGGTCGACGGCGGGTGATGTCGGACAGCGCAGCAGGGCGAGCCGGCGTCGAAGCGCGTCGGACGACACTCCCCATTCCCACAGTTTCGCGGCGATCAGATCCCCGGATGCCGAGGTCCAGTCGATGTGTTGGATGACGCTGCGAGGCAGCAGAAGTTCCGCTGCGAACGCGTTGGCTGACGTCTCTTGCGTATCGTTCTCGCCCCGGGTGGTCGGCTCCGGGGTGTTGGCGTGGCCGAGTGCGACGTGGCCGAGCTCATGGGCGAGGGACCAGTTCTGATGGAACCAGTTACCGGTTTCGTTGAGGATGATGACCACCCGGTCGGTGATCGTGGCGGAGCAGGCGTTGCGCAGACCGCCCAGTCGGATGACGTCGATTCGGTAGACCTCGGATAGCCGCTCCGCGAAGGTGCGGACGAACGCGTCACCTAATGCAGCCCGGACGGCATCCGCATCCGCTGGAACATTTATCGACTTGCTGGACAACTCGGCCTGCCGGTAGGCGAGGGACACTCTCTCGACGGTCGACCGTAGGTCGTTCCAGTCAGCGTGACGGTCCCCCGTGTCGTGGTCAAACTCGTGACGAGCGACCACAAGGGCCTCCGCCGGGTCACGCTCACCGGTGGCCAGCCAGTACATGGAGGTGTTCAGCACCTCGGACAGGGCCGCGAGCTCGGCAGCGGAGAACCCGCGGCTGCCGTTCACGGCGCGCGAGAACGCGTCGGGAGTCATCCCGATCTCCTCCGCAATGCTCGCGTGGGTGCGCCCGGGGAGGACCTCGCGAACGCGCGCACGGACGCGCTCCCCAACCTCCATAGCGACTATGCTAGCAGGAATTGGGATATTCCCAATCAGCTGGGTGGGGTGAGTAGCAGGGGAGCGCGCGTTGGAGAGCTTTGATGAGGGCCTGCGGTGCCAGGACGTGCACTCCGGATTGCGGAACATCGACCCGAACTCGGCGATCCTGACCCCGCTGACCGGAACGCTGAAAATCGGCATGGCGGCGAGCCTGGCCGCCCTGGTCCGCGGGCAGGACGTGGTGCCCGACGCGGAGTCGCTGCGTGCTGTCGCCGCCGAGCAGCTCGATGTCAGCCCTTATGCGTTCAACGAGGTCGTCTACTCGCTGGAGCGTGCCGGGTTCGTCACGAACTCGGAGTGGGCCGTGCAGCACCCCCAATACGATCGCTCGCAGTACGGTGGCGGCTGGACTCTCGCGGACCGCTAGAGCCTCTCGCAGAGTACAAATGTCAGCGAGAGTCGACGCAGCGTAACCCCACTCCCAAAACTCCCCTTCAGGTACGGAGTCGGGATGACTCCCCAAGCACGCATCGAGCTCAGCGAGCACCTCATCGACCGTCGCCTCGGCAACCTTCGAAGCCGCAATAGCCGCCGCCACAGGACTCGCGTCGATCCCCACCGAGGAGAGCCCCAATGTCCGAGCCGCGAAGAGGGTCGTTCCACGCCCACAGAATGGATCGAGTACCCGATCGGTCGGAGCAGCCTCGCGAAGAACATCGAGCGGGAACGACAGCGGGAACATCGTGAAGTACGGGCAGGCCGTATTCAGTCGCTGTTGCACAAGCGACAGCTCGCGCACCGCCGCTTGCTCCACGCCCTCATAATACGGAGAACCCGCAGCGCTGACCGCACATCTGCGGGCAGCGCGCCCACGGCGTCTGCTCCGAAGTTGCCGCGCGGAGTGGGTGCGTAGCCCCGCGATCGTTCCACGCGACGTGTCGGATCCGACAAGTAGCCGACATCTCGATCTGGAATCCGACACTTTCACGTGGAACCTACAACTACCCGAAGTCCCCGGGGGCCATGTCGGTGAAGCGGGAGAAGTGGCCCTGGAAGGCGACCGTGATGGTGTCGGTGGGGCCGTTGCGGTGCTTGGCGACGATGAGGTCGGCCTCGCCGGCGCGCGGGGAGTCCTTCTCGTACGCGGCCTCGCGATGCAGCAGCACGACCATGTCGGCGTCCTGCTCGATCGAGCCCGATTCGCGGAGGTCGGAGAGCGCGGGTTTCTTGTCGGCGCGCTGCTCGGGACCACGGTTCAGCTGCGACAGCGCGATGACCGGGCACTGCAGCTCCTTCGCGAGGAGCTTGAGCGCCCGGGAGAACTCCGAGACCTCCTGCTGGCGCGACTCGACGCGCTTGCCCGATGTCATGAGCTGCAGGTAGTCGATGACGACCATCTTCAGGCCAGCGCGCTGCTTGAGCCGGCGGCACTTCGCCCTGATCTCGACGAGCGTCATGTTGGGGCTGTCGTCTATATAAAGAGGAGCGTCGTTGATGCGACCGCGGGTCGCGGCGATCGTCGTCCAGTCACGCGAGTCGAGCGTGCCCTTTCGCATCGACTGCAGCGGCACCGCCCCCTCGGCACTCATCAGACGCATGGCGATCTCGCTGCGCCCCATCTCGAGCGAGAAGAAGATCGTCGGCATGTCGTGCTTGATCGCCGCGGCGCGTGCGAAGTCGAGAGCCAGGGTGCTCTTACCCATCGCAGGCCGCGCGGCGATGATGATCATCTGCCCGGGGTGCAGGCCGTTGGTCAGCTGGTCGAGTCCCGCGAAGCCGGTCGGGATGCCGGTCATCTGGCCGTCGCGACCCCGCGCCGCCTCGATCTCTTCGACCGCGGCATCCACCGCGATCGTGAGCGGCACGTAGTCCTCGGCCGCCTCCGCACCCGTCACCGAGTAGATCTCGGCCTGCGCGTTGTTGACGAGGTCGAGCGCCTCGCCCTGGCCGGAGTAGCCCATCTGCACGATGCGGGTGCCGGCCTCGACGAGGCGCCGCAGCAGCGCACGCTCCGACACGATCGAGGCGTAGTAGCCGGCGTTCGCGGCGGTCGGCACGATCGACGTGAGCGTGTGGAGATAGTCCGCGCCGCCGGCGCGCTGCAGTTCGCCGGTCTTGATGAGCTCGTCGGTGACCGCGACGACGTCAGTGGGCTCACCGTGCGAGTAGAGCGTGAGGATGGCCTCGAAGATCAGCTCGTGCTTGGGGATGTAGAAGTCGGTGCCGCGCAGCGTCTCGATGACGTCGGCGACGGCGTCCTTCGACAGCAGCATGCCGCCGAGGGCGCTCTGTTCGGCGAGCAGGTCGTGCGGGGGAGTGCGCTCGTACTCACGGGGACCCCCCATGCGCTCCTCGGAGATGTCGGCGATCGACATAGGCTGCGCGTCCTCCAGATCGTTCGTTCCATCGTCCGAGTTCGGGGCGACGTGCGCCGCTCGGCGCGCCGCGGCGTGCGAGCACGCGCGACCGACAGGATGCCTCGGCATTCTGCTCGTCGACACGCTCCTGCGCGTGAATCCGATAGTCGCCGCACTGCTGCAGCGCGCCCCCCGAATGGGCCGAGACCCAAGGTAAGGACGGCCTCCGACACTCGCAACACGGCCTGTGGATAACTGTGTGGAAAGACTGCGAGAAACGCCGACGCACCTGTGAACAACCACTGTGGACAACTGCCGGGTTTTCTCGTGCATGCACCTTGAAAAGGGCTTCTGATCTGGCACTGCGCGTTCCACAGCCTGTGGAGGAGGATGTGATTGAAGTCCCTCTTTAAGGTTTTGCTCCCGGCCGGCACCTGTGCACAATTCCGGGGACAGACGCGGCTCCGCGCGCACATGAGCATGCTCCGTGCGCGCGAACACCGACAACACGCGGATCTCGACCGTCGAGTACCTAGACACACCCCGCCGAGGAGGGTAACGTCTGAGGTCCAGGCACCCTCACGCACGTCCGTTCCGGAGCGTGCGGCGTTGTTCGTCGTGGGAGGTGAACGTGGAGATCGCAACCTCGCAACTGCCGAAGGCGGTGCGACTGGCCCTCATCGGGGCCGCGACCGCGTTCGCCTGGATCGTCCTCTCGCTCGCGCTGGGCCTCGGTGCCTCGCACGCGAACGCCGACGATTCCGACCGCAACGGGCTGCTCGGGGGTGCGCTCGGCGCCGTGACGTCGCTCGTCGACGACACGGCCTCCACGGTCACCAGCACCGTCTCGACGGTCACGACAGGCGTCAAGAACACCGTCAACACGGTCGTCAGCGTGGCGCCGGCTCCCGTGCAGCAGCCGGTGAGCCAGGTCGTGCAGACGGTCGGCACGGTCGTGAACACCGTCACCCAGCCCGTGACGGAAGTCGTCTCGGGCGGCGTCGTCTCGGGCATCACCGAGCCGGTCGTCGGTATCGTCGCCGAGGTTCCGGTGGTCGGCGGGATCGTCTCGGGCATCGGGCTCGACGACGCCGTGACCGACCTCGGCAAGACCGTCGATGACACGCTCGGCGGCGTCGTCGGAGCGGTCGACGAGACGGGCTCGAACATCGGCCAGCCGCCGGTCGACGGCTCCACGCCGGGTGGACTCCCGCCCGTTCCCGGGCTTCCCGGGCTCCCTGCTCTCCCCGGCCTCGTGGACGGGCCGCAGGCGCCCGACGCAGTCGCGCCTGGCGCGGCAGCCGTCATCGACCTGACGGACGCCTGGACCACCGTGATCTCGCCGGCAGCTGCCTTGCGCGCCGCGTGGGACGCGGCATCCGCCGCCGTCTGGCACGCCGACAACGGCTCGATCTTCTCCGCCACCGCCCCCGCGGGTCACGGCGGAGTCCCTGGTTCTGCGGGAGGGCTCTGCCCGCTCGCGTCTTCTTCCGCGGGATCCGGTGGTGCGGGTCCCGGCGCCTGGGCAGTGGCTGCCCTCCTTCCGCTCGTCGCACACCGTGCCTGGGTGCGCCGTGCCGGAGCCGAGGACGACCGCGTGCCGCCGGCGCCTGCCGGATCCACCGACGTCTCCCCTGACTGATCGGCTCGTCGCCGCGTTCTTCATCGCGGCCTACGACGAGTAGCGCGTCGTCACGCGCTAGCAGTGCGCCCTCACGCGCTGCGAAAACCGATCAATCAGCTAAGGGGAACAACCATGCGTACTTTCTACAAGCGCGCCCTGTTGGGCACGCTCCTAGCCGGCGGCATCACGCTGCTCGGCGCGACGGTCGCCCACGCGGCCGAGACGACCGGTGAGGATGGGCTGCTGTCAGGCACCCAGGCCATCATCGACGTCAACCTCCCGATCAACATCAGCGGAACCTCGCTCTCGGTGATCGGCGACTCCTCGAGCCAGCAGGCGGCCGCACCCGCCGCCGCTCCGGCGCCGGCTCCGGCCGCCGCCACCACGAGCGGCGAGAACGGCGCCGCGTCTGGCACCCAGGCCCTCGTGTCGGTGAACGTGCCGATCACGGTGGCGGGCAACTCCGTCTCGGTCGTCGGCGACAGTTCGTCGACGGATGCCTCGACCCCCGCGGCTGCGCCATCCAGCGCTCCCGCGAGCTCGGCCGAGACGTCCGGCCAGGACGGGCTGCTGTCGGGCACCCAGGGGCTGGTATCGGTCGCCGCACCGGTGACGGTGGTCGGCAACTCGATCTCGGTCGTCGGCGACAGCTCGAGCGAGGGAGCCACCGCGGCTCCTGCAACCTCGGGCGGCGCCACGGCGGCTGACGCCTCGACGGACGGCGGGGACTCGATCCTCGGCGGCACCCAGGTCGTCGCGCCGGTCACCGCGCCCATCTCGGTGGTCGGCAACGCCATCTCGGTGGTCGGAGACAGCAGCACCGAGGGCGCAGGCACGGCGTCCACGGGCGGCACCACCGGCGGTTCTGCTCCGGCGACGTCCGGCTCGACCGACGGCACCGACTCGGTCCTCGGCGGCACCCAGGTGATCGCCCCGATCGCGGCACCCATCACGGCCGTCGGCAACGCCGTCTCGGTCATCGGCGACAGCAGCAGCGCGGACGCAGGCACGGCGCCCGGCACCGGCACGCCGGGCGGCTCGACGGATGCGACCACGGGCGGCGAGGACTCGATCCTCGGCGGCACTCAGGTGATCGCCCCGATCGCGGCACCCATCACCGCGGTCGGCAACGCCGTCTCGGTCATCGGCGACAGCAGCTCGACCGGAGCGGTCGCGAGCCCGGGCACCACGACGGGACCCGGCACGTCGCCGACGACCGGCGGCCTCGGATCGATCCTCGGCGGAACGCAGATCCTCGCGCCGATCTCGCTTCCGATCACCATCGGCGGCAACGCCATCTCGGTGATCGGCGACAGCTCGACCGAGGGACCGACCGACCCGACCGACCCGACCGACCCGACGGACCCCACGGACCCGACGGATCCCACGGACCCGACGGACCCGACGGATCCCACGGACCCGACGGACCCCACCGACCCGACCGACCCGACGGACCCCACCAACCCCGGTGACGGCACCACGGGCGGCGGCTCGAACGCCGTCACGGGCTCGGCGGCCGGATCGGCCGGCACCGAACTCGCCGCGACCGGAGGAACGGGTGCACTGCCCGCGCTGCTGATGGGGCTCCTGCTCCTGGTGGCCGGTGTGGTCGCACGCGGGTTGCGGCGGCGCTCCGCGTAGGTAGGAGTCCGGGGGACTGTCATGTTCCCCAGACGGGGCCCTCGCCTCGACCTGCGCGAGCGGGCGGGGGGGTCGTTTCCTCCCGAGGGCGATCCTCCCGCCATCTGACCGTCTCCGACCGCCGTGGTCCGGCATTGCCTGGATCGGACCGCGGTGGTCGGAGGCCTCGAATCGGCGGATGCCGCGACCCGGGGGGCTCGCGGCATCCGTCGGTACAACAGGAATTCGGCAAGACAAAAGAAGGATGCCGCGGACCCTCGGGTCCGCGGCATCCTTTCTGTGCGCCGGAACTACTTGGCGGCGACCACCTGCAGGGTGATCACGGCGGTGAGGTCGTCGCGAAGACGGACCGTCGCCTCGTGCTCGCCCACCGACTTGATCGGCGAGGTGATGTGGATCTTGCGCTTGTCGAGCTCGCCGAGGCCCGCGGCCTTGACGGCGTCGGCCACGTCGGTGGTCTTCACCGAACCGAAGAGGCGACCCTCTGCGCCTGCCTTGACGGCGAGGCGGACCTTGTTGGACTCGAGGGCGTCCTTGAGGGCCACGGCCTCTTCGTGGTCGTGGATCGCGCGCGACTCGCGGGCGGCACGGATCGACGCCACCTGCTTCTCGCCACCGCGGGTCCACGCGACCGCGAAGCCCTGAGGGATGAGGTAGTTGCGGGCGTACCCGTTCTTGACCTCGACAACGTCACCGGCGCCACCGAGCCCGGCGACCTCGTTCGTGAGAATGAGCTTTGCCATGTCGGTACTCCTTAGCGGCCAGCGCCGGCGTAGGGCAGGAGCGCCATCTCGCGCGCGTTCTTGATCGCCCGGGCGATCAGACGCTGCTCCTGCACCGAGACACCGGTGATACGACGGGCGCGGATCTTGCCGCGCTCCGAGATGAACTTGCGAAGAGTGGCGACGTCCTTGTAGTCGATGACGCCGACACGGATCGCCTTCGCGGGGGCAGCGTTCTTCGCGCCCTTCCGCGGCTTCCGGCGGTCGCCGGTTGCCTTTCCAGCCATGGGTCTTCCTTACTGAGAATGTGTGATTTCGACGGATGCCGGAGCCCGATGCGTTTCGTCTCGCTTCGCTCGCTCAACGACCGGAGGCATCCAGAGGGTCAGAACGGGGTGTCGTCGCCGTAGGCGCCGGGAGCCGCCCAGGCATCGCCACCGGCCGCGCCGCCGGCGTTCGCCGAACCGGGCGTCGACCAGGGTTCGTCGGCGACCTGCGCCGGACGCGACTGACCGCCGCCGCCGCCGAAGCTGCTGGCACCGCCGCCGCTGCCGCCGGCCGCGCGCGTGACCTGTGCGGTCGCGTAGCGCAGCGACGGGCCGATCTCGTCGACCTCCAGCTCGATCGCGGTGCGGTTGTTGCCCTCGCGGTCCTGGTAGCTGCGCTGCTTGAGGCGACCGGTCGCGACGACCCGCATGCCCTTCGTCAGCGAGCCGGCGACGTGCTCGGCGAACTCGCGCCAGACGCTCGCGCGGAGGAACAGCGCTTCGCCGTCCTTCCACTCGTTGGCCTGACGGTCGAAGTTGCGCGGCGTCGACGCGATCGTGAAGTTCGCGACGGGGAGGCCGTTCTGCGTGTAACGCAGCTCGGGATCAGCCGTGAGGTTTCCCACGACGGTGATGATCGTCTCGCCGGCCATGAGCCTTAAGCCTTGGTCTCGACAGGCTCGACCCGGCGGGCGCCCTTGGCCGTCTTGCGGGCGGCACGCTCGTCGGCGCGCTGCTTCTCGGACGCGACCATGGCGATGGCCTCCTCGGCACGCAGCACCTTGGTGCGCATGACCTGCTCGCTGAGGTTCAGCTGGCGGTCGAGCTCCTGCGTGATCTCGGCGGTGGCGGTGAAGTTGACGACGGCGTAGATGCCCTCGGTCTTCTTCTGGATCTCGTACGCCAGGCGGCGACGACCCCAGATGTCGATGTTCTCGATGGTGCCTCCGCCGGTCGTGATGACCTTGAGGAACTTGTCGAGAGTGGCGCCGACCTGGCGCTCGTCGATCTCAGGGCTCAGAATGACCATGAGTTCGTACTGGTGCGTCACTAACCCACCTCCTTCGGACTAGAACGGCTGCCGGGCATTTCCCGGCAGCAGGAGGGTGTGTTGCACGTCATCCGACTTCTCGCGAGCCCTGATCCCATCGGTGAGATCCGAGCTGCGTGCGGACAACCCTCCTATGGTACCGGATGCCGCAACCCCCGCCCAATCGCCCCGGTCAGCGGAAGGCGCCGAGCCCGGTGAGATGCTGACCGAGCACGAGCGTGTGCACCTCGTCGGTGCCCTCATACGTGCGGACGGACTCGAGATTGGCGGCGTGGCGGATCGGGGCGTTCTCGAGCAGCACCCCGTCGCCGCCGAGGATCGTGCGGGCCTCGCGCGCGATCCCGATCGCCTCGCGGACGTTGCTGAGCTTGCCGAGCGAGATCTGCGCGGGGGTGAGGGTTCCGGCATCCTTCGCCCTTCCGAGGTGGAGGGCGAGCAGCGCGCCCTTCTGCAGCTCGACCACCATGTCGACCAGCTTGCGCTGCGTGAGCTGGAACCCGGCGATCGGGCGGCCGAACTGCTCACGCCGCAGGGCATGGCGCAGTGCCGCCTCGTAGCTGTCGCGCGCGGCGCCGAGCGCGCCCCAGACGATCCCGAACCGGGCTTCGTTCAGCGCGGCGAAGGGTGCGCGCAGTCCTCGGGCCTCGGGAAGGAGAGCGGATGCCGGCACCCGCACGTCGTCGAGGCGCAGCTGCGTCTGCACCGACGCGCGCATCGACCCCTTCGGCTCGAGCACCGTGATCTCGAGCCCCGGCGCGTCGGTCGGCACGAGGAATCCGCGCACTCCGTCGTCGGTCTGCGCCCACACCACCGCCAGCTGTGCGACCGACGCCAGGCCGATCCAGCGCTTCGCGCCCGTGAGCACCCAGTCGTCGCCGTCGCGCCGGGCATGCGTGGTCATGCTCGCAGGGTCCGAGCCCGCGCCCGGCTCGGTGAGGGCGAAGCATGCGATCGCGTCGCCCGCGGCCAGGCGAGGCAGCCACTCCTGCTTCTGCTCGTCGCTGCCCCAGCGGTGGATCGAGCCCATCGCGAGCGAGCCCTGCACCGAGACGAACGTGCGGATGCCCGAGTCTCCGGCCTCCAGTTCGAGGGCCGCCAGACCGTACTCGACGGCGCTGCGACCGGGGCATCCGTACCCCTCGAGGGTCATCCCGAGCACGCCGAGGCGTCCGAGGGCGGGGGCGAGCTCGACGGGGAAGCGGGCCCGGTCGAACCACTCGGCGATATGCGGGCGGATCTCGGCGTCGACGAAGGCGCGGACGCGGTCGCGGACGGCTCGTTCGGCATCCGTCAGCAGGCCGTCGATGCCGACGACGTCGGCCGCTTCGCGCAGCGCGTCGAGATCGTCGGGGTCCCTCGCAGCATCGGTCATGGCGCCTCCTCGCGTCGGAATGCTCTGGCGCGCGTGCTCTCGCGCGGGCACCCGTCTTCGATTGTGCCCTGCGGGGCGGCCCGCGGCGTTTCGTCTCGCTCCGCTCGCTCAACGACCGGGGTGTCCGTCGTCGGGGGTGTCGGTCGTTGAGCGAGCGAGGAACGAGCGAGACGAAACGCGCCGAACCTGCGGGGTAGCCTGGCCGCGTGAGCGCACCCCACCCCACGACGGCATACCCGTTCGACGCGCGGCCGCTCGCGGAGCCGCTGGCGCCGGGCGCCGCGCGCGGGTTCGTCGACGAGCTGCGCCGCGCCGGCCGGCTTCCCGCGGGCCTGAGCGGGCCCGGCGTGTTCACCGTCGCCTTCGCCGTCGTCTTCGCGGTCGCCGCGGGATCGATGCTGCTCGTGATGGCCACCACCGTGATCGGTGCGTTCGTGTCGATCTCGGAGGGCTCCGGTCTCGTGGGCGCCCTCCTGATGCTCGTGCCGTTCATCGTCGTCGGCGCGCTCGTCTCCCTCGCGATCGTCGCCTTCTTCCGCGGCCGCCGCGCCCGCGAGGAGCGCCTCTACCGGCTCGACCGCTTCGCGCGCGCGAACGCGATGTCGTACCTGCCGCAGTTCGACAGCCCCGGGCTTCCGGGCATGATCTTCTCGCTCGGCAGCTCTCGCCAGGCCACCGACCTCGTACGCGGCGAGCGCCCGCGCTTCGTCGAGTTCGCGAACTACCGCTACGTGACCGGCTCGGGCAAGAACCGCACGACGCACACGTGGGGATACGTCGCGGTCAAGCTCGACGTGCCGCTGCCGCACATCGTGCTCGACGCCACCGGCAACAACGGCCTGTTCGGGTCGAACCTGCCGCAGGCGTTCCACAAGGATCAGCGCCTCAGCCTCGAGGGCGACTTCGACCGCTTCTTCTCGCTGTACTGCCCAGCCGGGTACGAGCGCGATGCGCTGTACCTGTTCACGCCCGACATCATGGCGCGCTTCATCGACAACGCCGCGG comes from Microbacterium cremeum and encodes:
- the rplI gene encoding 50S ribosomal protein L9 codes for the protein MAKLILTNEVAGLGGAGDVVEVKNGYARNYLIPQGFAVAWTRGGEKQVASIRAARESRAIHDHEEAVALKDALESNKVRLAVKAGAEGRLFGSVKTTDVADAVKAAGLGELDKRKIHITSPIKSVGEHEATVRLRDDLTAVITLQVVAAK
- a CDS encoding translation initiation factor IF-2 N-terminal domain-containing protein, translated to MAKIRVHELASELGVDAATVLARLKLLGEYVKSPSSTIEAPVAAKVRATFGVRTPRPAPRPSPVRRDHVDPYVDSPTFDPTAPSSRQHGWRAGAVPVPRHPDLLKNIQKTRQRFPAFGDHLDALRSLGSQVVYAGPCKQDGFKDCVIVHVRFSGAIEAGFGFTREVMLFYSPHEDLQVRTFEAAARELAKKDQPVTPDIFFMWSPDQRLGIKLNDWSRPSKLAIPFLIDDEDELSLITLLRNHIYARDLFYMTTPVFGASFFGRRTLLQSLRDDVFNQQVTGVFGLRKSGKTSILMQLKEELHDDHIVTVLMDLEAFPSPPEDPTDDIVSDLRRRLIAELKTHKLRTQELSQLSDRPSILELKNALQVILKHLWKDGYRILLLLDEIEYLTPADRIDIAEGDMPRVAQLLSALRSIVQESENFTFVLSGLTSAIVEAGRLYGRPNPLFSWAKAVYVKPLEREEADELASTVGGKMGIQIEPGALEALHEASGGHAYLYRNLSSAVVRHLPTDVFQRTMIRSAVLTELDDWKSRVQGNIEEMIQHVKRYYATEAVMLELLMDDPGDFKELAPSEHVAVRRLKDLGLIYERDGEYQASVILELV
- a CDS encoding chaplin family protein, with translation MRTFYKRALLGTLLAGGITLLGATVAHAAETTGEDGLLSGTQAIIDVNLPINISGTSLSVIGDSSSQQAAAPAAAPAPAPAAATTSGENGAASGTQALVSVNVPITVAGNSVSVVGDSSSTDASTPAAAPSSAPASSAETSGQDGLLSGTQGLVSVAAPVTVVGNSISVVGDSSSEGATAAPATSGGATAADASTDGGDSILGGTQVVAPVTAPISVVGNAISVVGDSSTEGAGTASTGGTTGGSAPATSGSTDGTDSVLGGTQVIAPIAAPITAVGNAVSVIGDSSSADAGTAPGTGTPGGSTDATTGGEDSILGGTQVIAPIAAPITAVGNAVSVIGDSSSTGAVASPGTTTGPGTSPTTGGLGSILGGTQILAPISLPITIGGNAISVIGDSSTEGPTDPTDPTDPTDPTDPTDPTDPTDPTDPTDPTDPTDPTDPTDPTNPGDGTTGGGSNAVTGSAAGSAGTELAATGGTGALPALLMGLLLLVAGVVARGLRRRSA
- the dnaB gene encoding replicative DNA helicase, yielding MSIADISEERMGGPREYERTPPHDLLAEQSALGGMLLSKDAVADVIETLRGTDFYIPKHELIFEAILTLYSHGEPTDVVAVTDELIKTGELQRAGGADYLHTLTSIVPTAANAGYYASIVSERALLRRLVEAGTRIVQMGYSGQGEALDLVNNAQAEIYSVTGAEAAEDYVPLTIAVDAAVEEIEAARGRDGQMTGIPTGFAGLDQLTNGLHPGQMIIIAARPAMGKSTLALDFARAAAIKHDMPTIFFSLEMGRSEIAMRLMSAEGAVPLQSMRKGTLDSRDWTTIAATRGRINDAPLYIDDSPNMTLVEIRAKCRRLKQRAGLKMVVIDYLQLMTSGKRVESRQQEVSEFSRALKLLAKELQCPVIALSQLNRGPEQRADKKPALSDLRESGSIEQDADMVVLLHREAAYEKDSPRAGEADLIVAKHRNGPTDTITVAFQGHFSRFTDMAPGDFG
- a CDS encoding ImmA/IrrE family metallo-endopeptidase encodes the protein MTPDAFSRAVNGSRGFSAAELAALSEVLNTSMYWLATGERDPAEALVVARHEFDHDTGDRHADWNDLRSTVERVSLAYRQAELSSKSINVPADADAVRAALGDAFVRTFAERLSEVYRIDVIRLGGLRNACSATITDRVVIILNETGNWFHQNWSLAHELGHVALGHANTPEPTTRGENDTQETSANAFAAELLLPRSVIQHIDWTSASGDLIAAKLWEWGVSSDALRRRLALLRCPTSPAVDQMLGWTTQKILRRFPSWNHDGTDQITARMDAAASRRFPLELQAAHVELISQGRLPKATLAWMLDVDEDEIEIDEPDTPDADIDELARALGFVTT
- the rpsR gene encoding 30S ribosomal protein S18, with amino-acid sequence MAGKATGDRRKPRKGAKNAAPAKAIRVGVIDYKDVATLRKFISERGKIRARRITGVSVQEQRLIARAIKNAREMALLPYAGAGR